The genomic interval AACCATAAACCGCCCGGAGAAGTAGGCTCCCGTTCCCGTAAGTATCCCCGAACAGAATCCGATGTGCGCTTCAGGCGACAGCGGATTTATCTTCGCCTTCTGCCGCTCGGTGATTACGGCGGCACCCATGCCATAACCGGTAAGGTATTTTTTATAGAATTCTTCCCCGGGGTGCACCACCTCGCTTTTCCCGGTTGATAGATTGATGATTACGTACTTCCCCATGTAACCGCTCATTACACGTACCTCCATTTATGATACCGACCTGCATGCCCAGGATGATGCGGCATTGAGAAGAACGACGGGTCACCACTCCGGATATTTTAATTTTCTCCGCCGATGAAGCCCGTCATCCAGGGCCTGAATACCATTACAATGAAGGCCGTTCATAAAATAGCAACTTTATTACAGGTGCGGTAATAATTTTTTAAGCGGTCGCTCATCCCGGGTAGGCGATGGCCGCCCGGCGGAAGGGTGCGCCCGCGCGCGCTCCAATCGTGAAAAAATGACTTGCAATAAAAGCGGCGCGGGTTTCTATGTTGAAAAACTGAGTGGTTGCTCACTCAATTTAATTAAAGGAGGGAGCTATGCCGTTAGCGCAGGAAGACATCAAACGGCTTCGGGAAAAGGCGAAGGATATCCGCAAAACCATCGTCGATATCACCTTTACCGCAGGCGGCGGCCATATCGGCGGGTCGCTTTCGCAGACCGACATACTGGTGGCGTTATACTATAAATATCTCAATATCGATCCTAAAAAGCCCCGCTGGGAAGACCGCGACCGGTTCATCCTTTCCAAGGGCCATGGAGGTCTGGGATGGGCCGCCATTCTGGGCGAGAAGGGGTATTTCGACAAGGCTTTACTCAAGAATTTCAACAAGACCGGCTCTCCCTTCGGGATGCATCTCGACATGCTCAAGGTGCCCGGATGCGACGCGTCCACCGGCTCGCTGGGGCACGGGCTTGGCATCGCCGTGGGGCTGGCCCTGGGGGCGAAGATGTCCGGAAGGAAGTACCGCACCTACTGCGTGATGGGCGACGGCGAGCTCTGCGAGGGCTCGGTGTGGGAGGCCGCCATCATCGGCGCGTTCCACAAACTCGACAACCTTACCGCTTTCGTGGACCGCAACAACCTCATGATCGACGGGCCCACCGAAGAGATCACCCAGCTCGACAACATCAACGATAAGTTCGCCTCTTTCGGATGGGAGGTCCTGCGCATCGACGGGCACGACTTCGCGGCGATCGGCGGCGCCATCGAAAAGGCGCAGACTATCAAGGCGAAGCCCACGGTCGTAATCTGCGACACCGTAAAGGGAAAGTGCGTCGATTACATGGAAAACGACTACAAATGGCATTACGGCGGTCTCGATTCGGACATGCGCGACAAGGCGCTCGCGTGCATCGACAATTACTACGCGAAGGCATAGGAGGAAACCAATGGCAGAAGGCATGACATGGTCCATTGAAGAGGCCGACAAGCTCACCCAGGCCGAGGTGTACGGCCAGGTGCTCACCCAGCTTGGCGAGAAGGACCCGAAGATTATCGCGATGACCGCCGACCTCGCGAAGTCCACCAAAATAGGCAATTTCGGACAGAAGTTCCCCGAACGCTTCATCAACATGGGTATCGCCGAAAACTCGCTCTTCGGCGTGGCCGCGGGGCTCGCGCTCGCCGGGTACAAGCCGGTGGTCTCCACGTTCGCGGTTTTCGCGGCGCTGCGCAGCGCCGAGTTCGTACGCACCGACATCTGTTACCAGAACCTCGACG from Spirochaetota bacterium carries:
- a CDS encoding transketolase, whose protein sequence is MPLAQEDIKRLREKAKDIRKTIVDITFTAGGGHIGGSLSQTDILVALYYKYLNIDPKKPRWEDRDRFILSKGHGGLGWAAILGEKGYFDKALLKNFNKTGSPFGMHLDMLKVPGCDASTGSLGHGLGIAVGLALGAKMSGRKYRTYCVMGDGELCEGSVWEAAIIGAFHKLDNLTAFVDRNNLMIDGPTEEITQLDNINDKFASFGWEVLRIDGHDFAAIGGAIEKAQTIKAKPTVVICDTVKGKCVDYMENDYKWHYGGLDSDMRDKALACIDNYYAKA